One Psychrosphaera aestuarii DNA window includes the following coding sequences:
- the ssb gene encoding single-stranded DNA-binding protein, which produces MMARGVNKVILIGTLGTDPEVRYMPNGNAVANISLATNESWKDKNTGQMQEKTEWHRVVVFGKLAEVAGEYLRKGSQVYFEGKLQTRKWQDQASGQEKYTTEVVVDFGGQMQMLGGRSDNAGSAPNAGFQKPAATPGGFAQPNQGMNQNMNQGMGQQQAPSQQTSAPANQPYQAQQQQGNYGQQNQGMQQNQPRQAPTQAPAPSMDFDDDIPF; this is translated from the coding sequence ATTATGGCTCGCGGAGTCAATAAAGTTATTTTGATAGGTACACTTGGTACAGATCCAGAAGTTAGATATATGCCAAATGGCAACGCAGTAGCTAATATCAGCCTAGCAACTAATGAATCTTGGAAAGACAAAAATACTGGCCAAATGCAGGAAAAAACTGAATGGCATAGAGTTGTTGTATTCGGTAAATTAGCTGAAGTTGCTGGTGAATACTTACGTAAAGGTTCACAAGTCTATTTTGAAGGCAAATTGCAAACTCGTAAGTGGCAAGATCAAGCGAGTGGCCAAGAAAAGTATACAACAGAAGTTGTTGTAGATTTTGGTGGTCAAATGCAAATGTTAGGTGGACGTAGTGATAATGCTGGCTCTGCACCAAATGCAGGCTTTCAAAAACCAGCAGCAACACCGGGCGGTTTCGCGCAGCCGAATCAAGGTATGAATCAGAATATGAACCAAGGCATGGGGCAACAACAAGCGCCATCGCAACAAACATCAGCACCTGCTAACCAGCCATATCAAGCTCAACAGCAGCAAGGCAACTATGGTCAGCAAAACCAAGGTATGCAACAAAACCAGCCTCGTCAGGCGCCAACACAAGCTCCGGCACCTAGTATGGACTTCGATGACGATATTCCGTTCTAG
- a CDS encoding PilN domain-containing protein, whose product MKTNINFYTEDLRPKVYYLTLTNIAIVSGIFLLIMVLWFAQISLSNSQLAKQKQALQNELSSEEEQSVNFQAALIKHNDTTRFTNAKNGLERELTAKNALYKLVSAQSSADAIDYSVVMEELTQHHDHNLWLKDFRFNKNNVTFHGYALESKAVTQWMSYLQATNSFTGREFSLLKINAINDQVLEFNAATTVGDNSQEAGL is encoded by the coding sequence ATGAAAACTAATATTAACTTTTACACCGAAGACTTAAGGCCAAAAGTTTATTATTTAACTTTGACTAACATTGCGATTGTGTCTGGCATTTTTCTTTTGATAATGGTGTTATGGTTTGCTCAAATTTCTTTATCTAATAGTCAATTAGCAAAACAAAAGCAGGCACTACAGAATGAACTAAGTTCTGAAGAAGAGCAGTCAGTAAATTTTCAAGCCGCATTAATTAAGCACAATGACACAACGCGTTTTACCAATGCAAAAAATGGATTGGAGCGCGAGTTAACGGCCAAGAACGCGCTGTATAAATTAGTTTCAGCGCAGTCATCAGCCGATGCAATTGACTATTCTGTTGTGATGGAAGAACTGACGCAACACCACGATCATAACCTTTGGTTAAAGGACTTTCGTTTTAATAAAAACAACGTCACTTTTCACGGTTACGCATTAGAGTCTAAAGCGGTTACGCAGTGGATGTCTTATCTTCAAGCAACAAATAGCTTTACCGGTAGAGAGTTTAGCCTTTTGAAAATAAACGCTATTAACGATCAAGTGTTAGAGTTTAATGCTGCTACAACCGTAGGCGATAATAGCCAGGAGGCTGGACTATGA
- a CDS encoding EAL domain-containing protein, translating to MQLTKVLYRGLMSSAGYIILSLFIFTNSVLFIALNSVYQSNIKQQLALLSASTQISNSVLPSPTNKTTLQNQVAKLTNQSDFIISSLVRDKSEAYAASMDSKFNSTSLLIIGENYNLEVQFRSFWRIHLKTFLGYNFLYGLICILSIMFTQRRLFKHWKILIQLEMWASRQAKDDNFKFFISSEKYHLVNTIRKLNNQRIEAKKSGQEIDHLIRSQAFLDQVTGLGNRRYFDNRLEALLQEEGEVRGAVFFINFATLDKLKNLQGKKATAYYVKNYANLLIPYLDDTQQSIVARLTYSEFAILIPFVDAKIVEKVASELIDKSQRLALPFGLDQTTSCYIGVKMFDQTETSFHILAETDLALRAAQLQGPSSWFMYEANYLPESEVKGSVRWRISLEKALKSRHFLLDLKPVNTFTGKVEQFDATLKMIDEQQNLIAACIFMPMARKSGMIAEIDKLALELALEELAQLETTPISVRLHIDSLLNRDFDLWLVRFLKQNSTMMPRVIIEISEFELTNNVKQIRQLLKIVKRYNGNVMVSQVGLYVVDLSYLNLLSVDSLKLHPSISGLLQNKYENQLFIKSLVGVANTQKQKVIATGIESESQIKKLKHLGVDCFQRN from the coding sequence ATGCAGTTAACCAAAGTGCTTTACCGCGGCCTAATGAGTTCTGCAGGTTATATCATTTTGTCGCTGTTCATTTTTACTAATAGCGTATTATTCATCGCTTTGAATTCTGTCTATCAAAGTAACATCAAACAACAACTAGCCCTGCTTTCAGCGTCCACCCAAATATCAAATAGCGTTTTACCTAGCCCAACTAATAAAACGACACTTCAAAATCAAGTCGCAAAATTGACGAATCAGAGTGATTTTATAATTAGCTCATTGGTAAGAGATAAAAGCGAAGCTTATGCTGCGAGCATGGACTCGAAATTTAATAGCACTAGCTTATTGATAATAGGTGAAAATTATAATCTGGAGGTTCAGTTTAGATCTTTCTGGCGCATTCATCTAAAGACATTCCTCGGTTATAACTTCTTATACGGACTAATCTGTATTTTAAGCATTATGTTTACCCAGCGACGCCTATTTAAGCACTGGAAGATTTTAATTCAACTAGAAATGTGGGCAAGCCGGCAGGCTAAAGATGATAATTTTAAATTCTTTATTTCTAGTGAAAAATATCATTTAGTTAACACCATTCGAAAGCTAAATAATCAAAGGATTGAAGCTAAAAAAAGCGGTCAAGAAATCGATCATCTAATCCGCAGTCAGGCGTTTCTGGATCAAGTTACCGGATTAGGGAACCGGCGTTACTTTGACAATCGACTTGAAGCTCTATTGCAAGAAGAAGGTGAAGTAAGAGGTGCTGTTTTTTTTATAAACTTTGCAACACTTGATAAGTTAAAAAACCTTCAAGGAAAGAAGGCCACTGCCTACTATGTGAAAAATTACGCTAATTTATTAATACCTTACCTAGACGATACTCAGCAGTCTATCGTTGCTCGACTTACTTACAGCGAATTTGCGATCTTAATCCCTTTCGTAGATGCAAAAATCGTTGAAAAAGTAGCATCTGAATTAATCGATAAAAGTCAGAGACTTGCCTTACCATTTGGCTTAGATCAAACCACGTCATGTTACATAGGCGTAAAAATGTTTGATCAAACCGAGACGTCTTTTCATATTTTGGCAGAAACCGATTTAGCACTTCGAGCCGCTCAGTTACAAGGTCCATCGAGCTGGTTTATGTATGAGGCGAATTATTTACCAGAGTCTGAGGTTAAAGGCTCAGTTCGATGGCGAATATCGTTAGAAAAGGCATTAAAAAGCAGACACTTTTTACTCGACTTAAAGCCAGTTAATACCTTCACCGGTAAAGTTGAACAATTTGACGCTACGCTCAAAATGATCGATGAACAGCAAAATTTAATAGCGGCTTGTATATTTATGCCAATGGCCCGCAAAAGTGGGATGATAGCTGAAATTGATAAGTTAGCTTTAGAGTTAGCATTAGAAGAATTAGCGCAATTAGAAACAACACCTATTTCAGTGCGCTTGCACATAGATAGTCTGTTAAACCGTGATTTTGATTTGTGGTTAGTTCGATTTCTAAAACAAAACTCAACGATGATGCCAAGAGTCATAATAGAAATTTCAGAATTTGAGCTTACTAATAATGTGAAACAAATCAGGCAGCTGCTTAAAATCGTTAAGCGTTATAATGGCAATGTTATGGTAAGCCAGGTGGGCTTATATGTTGTTGACTTGAGTTATTTAAATCTACTTAGCGTTGATAGTTTAAAGTTGCACCCGAGTATATCGGGGCTGTTGCAAAATAAATATGAAAATCAATTATTTATTAAAAGTCTAGTTGGTGTTGCCAATACTCAGAAACAAAAAGTTATCGCTACTGGTATAGAATCCGAAAGTCAAATTAAAAAGCTTAAACATTTAGGTGTAGATTGTTTCCAAAGAAATTGA
- a CDS encoding MFS transporter, translating to MHSDKLNNLEKRTAVSLASVFAIRMLGLFMLMPIMAIYGQSLDGVSPLWIGLAIGAYGLTQAAFQIPMGWLSDKYGRRRIIVLGLVIFAVGSVIAGLAEDIVTVTIGRAIQGMGAIASAVLALAADVTREEQRPKVMAVIGMCIGLSFSVALVLGPMVAESFGLSGVFYLTAILAIVGIIIVLTLVPSSVTKARSGEITASSGQIFSMMCNRQLLRLDFGVLVLHLMMTSMFIAIPVLFSKSGFAVSDHWMAYLPILLLSFVFMVPMIIIAAKKSQEKSYFLFAIGLLVASSFALALNTDFANIIAMLFIFFIGFNFLEASLPAHVSRISPAGQKGTAMGVYSSSQFMGAFLGGVTGGYVAETFGFTYLFASNAALAVLWFVFASGMVLPISSKRVSIPFDSDNKIDLESLIENICQCAGVIEATLVEDENRIYLKVDKQSYDEVSVNQLITNFN from the coding sequence ATGCATTCAGATAAACTAAATAATCTTGAGAAGCGCACAGCAGTTTCGCTAGCGTCAGTTTTTGCAATCCGTATGCTGGGATTGTTTATGTTGATGCCAATTATGGCTATATATGGTCAATCACTTGATGGTGTATCGCCTTTATGGATTGGTTTAGCTATTGGTGCTTATGGCTTGACGCAAGCAGCCTTTCAAATCCCAATGGGCTGGTTATCAGACAAATACGGCCGTCGTCGAATCATTGTTTTAGGTTTGGTTATTTTTGCAGTTGGCAGTGTGATAGCTGGTTTAGCAGAAGACATAGTAACAGTGACAATAGGCCGGGCAATCCAAGGTATGGGAGCGATAGCCAGTGCTGTACTCGCATTAGCTGCAGACGTCACTCGTGAGGAACAGCGACCAAAAGTGATGGCCGTCATTGGCATGTGTATTGGATTAAGCTTTTCGGTGGCGTTAGTGCTTGGCCCAATGGTTGCTGAATCATTTGGCTTGTCGGGTGTTTTTTACCTTACTGCAATATTAGCAATTGTTGGAATTATTATTGTTTTGACATTAGTTCCTAGCTCTGTGACTAAAGCACGCTCAGGTGAAATAACCGCGAGCTCAGGTCAGATTTTTAGCATGATGTGTAACCGCCAATTATTGAGATTAGACTTTGGTGTGTTGGTACTGCATCTCATGATGACTTCCATGTTTATCGCAATCCCGGTGTTGTTTTCAAAAAGTGGATTTGCAGTGTCAGACCATTGGATGGCGTACTTACCCATATTACTGCTTTCGTTTGTCTTCATGGTGCCGATGATTATTATTGCAGCTAAAAAGTCACAAGAAAAATCATACTTCCTGTTTGCAATTGGCTTATTAGTAGCATCGTCATTTGCTCTTGCGTTAAACACAGATTTTGCCAATATCATTGCAATGCTTTTTATCTTTTTTATAGGCTTTAACTTTTTGGAAGCAAGCTTACCAGCACACGTTTCTCGAATTTCTCCTGCTGGGCAAAAAGGCACGGCTATGGGAGTATATTCAAGTAGCCAGTTCATGGGGGCTTTTTTAGGCGGTGTAACAGGGGGTTACGTTGCAGAAACATTTGGCTTTACTTATTTGTTTGCGAGTAATGCGGCGCTTGCGGTATTATGGTTTGTTTTCGCATCTGGTATGGTATTACCAATTAGCTCAAAAAGAGTATCTATTCCATTTGATTCTGACAATAAAATTGATTTAGAGTCCCTTATAGAAAATATTTGTCAGTGTGCCGGTGTGATCGAAGCAACGCTGGTGGAAGATGAAAACCGAATTTATTTAAAAGTTGATAAGCAGTCTTACGATGAAGTGAGTGTGAATCAGCTAATTACCAATTTTAATTAG
- a CDS encoding tetratricopeptide repeat protein → MDVVKACIGLGIGILLSGCAATYESAEKSYQKGEINEARKDWESLAKEGDVRSMYRLYTSARRTSGSDIEWLQKAADSNLAEAQYDYGMWLHGKEKYQASKDYLEKASENSSQKAKSFLSNNEKTFPLWLKVEKGDENAPAKLGQYYWEKKEYLSAVKWYERCTEVDIYCSFNLGLAHANGYGVTQDYKKAIEWYLLSSEKGNLDSARNLAWLYEDGKGTEVNKSEAFKWMKIAAKKGWKYASISLGRFYLYGIGTESDTDKAIALLNPYSGKDLSATYHLGRMYYLGLGVEKDYKKSYQLFSSKVLAEHAASIYYLAEHHYRGYGLEKELSKAFELYTKAAEKGDASATFRLGWMYANGEGVQKNDRKAFYWYTQASEKGSAPAQNNLAVMYDSGTATEKNKYTAFKWFKKSAEQGSATAQHNLAGMYEDGSGTRKDFQKAVYWYAKAAQQNHQGAQSGLNNILYRVTKKYINVSESSLYAKQDFDSQVIKRVGRGDTVYIISNSRGWSQVYFPENNSLGYVHNSHLR, encoded by the coding sequence ATGGATGTTGTAAAAGCCTGTATTGGATTAGGCATAGGGATACTTTTAAGCGGCTGTGCAGCCACTTACGAGTCGGCAGAAAAGTCATATCAAAAAGGGGAAATTAACGAAGCAAGGAAAGACTGGGAAAGTCTAGCAAAGGAAGGTGATGTCAGGTCTATGTACCGACTATACACATCAGCGAGACGAACCTCAGGCAGCGATATAGAGTGGTTACAAAAAGCTGCTGATTCAAATTTAGCAGAAGCACAATATGATTACGGTATGTGGCTTCATGGCAAAGAAAAATACCAAGCATCTAAAGATTATTTAGAAAAAGCCTCTGAAAACTCTTCACAAAAAGCCAAATCATTTTTATCAAATAATGAAAAAACATTTCCTCTATGGTTAAAAGTCGAAAAAGGGGATGAAAATGCCCCTGCAAAGCTTGGTCAATATTACTGGGAAAAGAAAGAATACCTCAGTGCTGTTAAATGGTATGAGCGTTGCACAGAGGTTGATATCTATTGTTCTTTTAATCTAGGTCTAGCTCATGCCAATGGTTATGGAGTAACGCAGGATTACAAAAAGGCTATTGAGTGGTATTTATTATCTTCAGAGAAAGGGAACTTAGATTCTGCAAGAAACTTAGCTTGGCTCTATGAAGATGGTAAAGGCACTGAAGTAAATAAATCAGAAGCTTTTAAGTGGATGAAAATAGCAGCCAAGAAAGGATGGAAATATGCAAGTATTTCTTTAGGCAGATTTTATTTGTATGGTATTGGTACTGAGAGTGATACAGATAAAGCGATTGCACTTCTTAACCCATATTCAGGAAAGGACCTTAGCGCTACTTATCATTTAGGAAGAATGTATTATTTGGGGCTGGGCGTTGAAAAAGATTATAAAAAATCTTATCAGCTTTTTTCTAGCAAGGTTTTAGCTGAACATGCTGCTTCTATTTACTATTTAGCTGAACATCACTACAGAGGGTATGGCTTAGAAAAGGAACTAAGTAAAGCATTTGAGCTATATACAAAAGCTGCTGAGAAAGGCGATGCGAGTGCAACATTTCGTTTAGGTTGGATGTATGCAAATGGTGAAGGCGTTCAAAAAAATGATAGAAAAGCGTTTTATTGGTATACCCAAGCATCAGAAAAAGGGAGTGCACCAGCTCAAAACAACCTTGCCGTTATGTATGATAGTGGGACAGCAACTGAAAAAAATAAGTACACGGCATTCAAGTGGTTTAAAAAGTCAGCAGAACAAGGCAGTGCAACAGCACAGCACAACTTAGCTGGCATGTATGAGGACGGCTCAGGAACTCGAAAAGACTTTCAAAAAGCTGTTTATTGGTATGCTAAAGCGGCACAGCAGAACCATCAAGGGGCGCAGTCAGGTCTTAATAACATCCTGTATAGAGTTACTAAAAAGTATATAAATGTCAGTGAGTCTAGCTTATATGCTAAGCAGGACTTTGATAGCCAAGTTATAAAAAGAGTAGGTCGTGGCGATACAGTTTATATTATTTCAAACAGCCGAGGTTGGAGCCAAGTTTACTTCCCTGAAAATAATTCGCTTGGCTACGTTCACAATTCACACTTACGATAA
- the mshL gene encoding pilus (MSHA type) biogenesis protein MshL yields MNKIKPLLISCLATSVLAGCSLNDSPRKSDEVHQVFNEQSQAVAKQKELAIPDSVSADLMMPTTSPIDVGAIEDRFNVAANGVPVKPFLQGLVADSPYSVAFHPGAQGSISLDLKDVTIQEVVEVLSSLYPLDIQFRGKVIQVYPATIKTETIAINYLMLKRFGMTSTNINSGGIVQQNGQNGQNGTQGNNGFGNQQNSSFGNQQNGQNGFGNSMGMGQGNGSNIQTSSESDFWKELEDTLKMIMRSTDESIANVVVSPQSGLITVRGLTSDIQAVKDFVKRSEQSLTRQVILEAKIVEVALDDDYQQGINWQNVMANNGGTNFTFNTTGGSFGNELSAALGGLTSLSFTNTDFSGVVNLLKTQGNVQVLSSPRVTATNNQKAVLKAGKDEYFVTDVSTTTVTGTATSTTPEINLEPFFSGIALDVTPQISDQGEVILHVHPSVTEIDEQQKVVTLNEEQYILPLAQSNIRESDTVIRAKSGEIVVIGGLMQTMSSNGESKVPFLGSIPVLGNLFKSKQDTEKKKELVILIKPTVVGTGTWQEQMKRSADILKRWYGDE; encoded by the coding sequence ATGAATAAAATCAAACCTTTATTAATTTCATGCCTGGCAACAAGTGTTTTAGCTGGTTGTAGCCTAAATGATTCACCACGTAAATCAGATGAAGTTCATCAAGTATTTAATGAACAATCTCAAGCGGTTGCTAAGCAAAAAGAACTCGCTATTCCTGATTCAGTCAGTGCTGATTTAATGATGCCAACAACATCCCCTATCGATGTTGGAGCAATCGAAGATAGATTCAACGTGGCAGCTAACGGCGTGCCTGTTAAGCCGTTCTTACAGGGCTTGGTGGCCGACTCCCCGTACAGTGTTGCCTTTCACCCTGGCGCACAAGGTAGTATTAGTCTTGATTTAAAAGACGTAACAATTCAAGAGGTTGTTGAGGTTCTTTCCAGCCTGTATCCATTAGACATTCAGTTTCGTGGCAAGGTAATTCAGGTTTATCCAGCAACAATCAAAACAGAAACTATTGCAATTAACTACCTAATGCTGAAGCGTTTTGGGATGACATCGACCAATATCAACTCTGGTGGCATTGTTCAGCAAAATGGTCAGAACGGGCAGAATGGCACTCAAGGCAACAACGGCTTTGGCAACCAACAGAATAGCAGCTTTGGTAATCAGCAAAATGGTCAAAATGGTTTTGGTAACTCTATGGGTATGGGGCAAGGAAATGGTTCAAATATCCAAACCAGTTCAGAAAGCGACTTTTGGAAAGAGTTAGAAGATACGCTAAAAATGATCATGCGCTCTACCGATGAGTCAATAGCGAATGTTGTTGTAAGTCCTCAGTCTGGATTAATAACCGTTCGCGGTTTAACCTCGGATATTCAAGCAGTTAAAGACTTTGTGAAACGCTCAGAACAAAGCTTAACTCGCCAAGTAATATTAGAAGCAAAAATAGTAGAAGTTGCCTTGGACGATGATTACCAGCAAGGCATAAATTGGCAAAACGTCATGGCAAATAATGGTGGCACGAATTTCACCTTTAATACCACTGGTGGTAGCTTCGGAAATGAATTAAGTGCGGCACTTGGGGGCTTAACCAGCTTAAGTTTTACTAACACAGACTTTTCTGGCGTAGTTAACTTATTAAAAACCCAGGGTAATGTGCAAGTTCTATCTTCGCCAAGGGTAACGGCGACGAATAACCAAAAAGCGGTATTAAAAGCGGGTAAAGACGAATATTTTGTAACGGATGTATCGACAACAACTGTAACGGGTACAGCAACGTCCACCACACCTGAAATTAACTTAGAACCCTTTTTCTCTGGCATTGCGTTAGACGTTACGCCTCAAATTAGCGACCAAGGTGAAGTCATTTTACATGTTCACCCTTCGGTAACAGAGATTGATGAACAGCAAAAAGTTGTCACGCTAAACGAAGAACAGTACATATTACCACTAGCGCAAAGCAATATTCGTGAGTCAGATACCGTGATCCGTGCTAAGAGTGGTGAAATTGTTGTGATTGGTGGTTTAATGCAAACGATGTCGTCAAATGGTGAGTCGAAAGTACCATTCTTAGGAAGCATTCCAGTACTTGGGAACTTGTTTAAATCTAAACAGGATACTGAGAAGAAAAAAGAGTTAGTTATACTAATTAAGCCAACGGTTGTAGGCACAGGTACATGGCAAGAGCAAATGAAGCGCAGCGCAGATATTTTGAAACGCTGGTATGGTGATGAGTAA
- a CDS encoding ATP-dependent DNA helicase, with the protein MKTALRAYHQMGFEIHAVALSGRAAMRLHESIGFITSTIANTKLDIVKRKEGTTGIPEYSKLINQGIVPDNLSSGAIYFHQTERDDIARVCCDLYQQSPSDSRIMAPTKKLVADINKLTQEAVNSNGKLLEFTMHGEQYYQNLRLNDQILFTQNHYDKGIQNGSLGTLTNVEFYGDIYGAVTLDTGEVIEVNQPVLDCMELGYAITLHKAQGSQFPRIIIALQKGRIVDRAWLYTAITRAEAEVHIVGNKSEFQDIIKVPSNASKRNSYLVDLLKKI; encoded by the coding sequence CTGAAAACAGCATTGCGTGCATATCATCAAATGGGATTTGAAATACACGCTGTTGCTCTGAGTGGTAGAGCAGCTATGCGTTTGCATGAGTCTATCGGTTTTATTACATCAACAATTGCTAATACCAAACTTGATATCGTAAAAAGGAAAGAAGGCACAACAGGAATCCCTGAATATTCAAAGTTGATTAATCAAGGAATTGTTCCTGACAACCTGTCATCAGGAGCAATCTATTTTCATCAAACTGAAAGAGATGATATAGCTAGAGTTTGCTGTGACCTATACCAGCAATCCCCTAGTGATAGTCGAATCATGGCTCCAACTAAGAAGTTAGTCGCTGATATAAACAAGTTAACGCAAGAGGCAGTTAACTCTAATGGTAAGTTATTGGAGTTCACTATGCACGGAGAGCAGTATTATCAAAACCTCAGACTAAATGATCAAATTCTTTTTACTCAAAATCACTATGACAAAGGCATACAAAATGGCTCACTTGGCACACTAACCAATGTTGAATTTTATGGTGATATTTATGGCGCAGTCACCCTTGATACTGGTGAGGTAATTGAGGTCAACCAACCTGTATTGGATTGCATGGAACTGGGTTATGCAATAACCCTACATAAAGCACAAGGCTCACAATTCCCTAGAATTATCATTGCCCTACAAAAAGGTCGAATTGTAGATAGAGCTTGGCTGTATACAGCAATTACTAGAGCAGAAGCAGAAGTTCATATTGTTGGAAATAAATCAGAATTTCAGGACATAATTAAAGTGCCAAGTAATGCGTCAAAAAGGAATAGTTACCTAGTTGATTTATTGAAGAAAATCTAA
- the gspM gene encoding type II secretion system protein GspM: MNQWQAWNDKFIALTQREKVIVALAVIFLVTYGLFFIAVKPALDSQNALYKSKQQISKQVDAISNQITNIKQALNQDPNAELKQQIKQLNAELAKVESALSHVMDDYVAPEKMVKELTRLLETERQIRVTGLSAMSPELIKADFVEGEDTIELPVLYSHKFELIVEGEYFPLMNFVKTVVARNKQFAVDDLRYEVDEHPKAQLTLTLVTISDSKNVIRL, translated from the coding sequence ATGAACCAATGGCAAGCATGGAACGATAAGTTTATCGCATTGACTCAACGTGAAAAGGTGATAGTCGCCCTAGCTGTAATCTTTTTAGTAACATATGGTTTATTTTTTATTGCTGTGAAGCCTGCTTTAGACAGTCAAAATGCGCTTTATAAATCTAAGCAGCAAATTAGCAAACAGGTTGATGCAATTAGCAATCAAATTACCAATATTAAGCAGGCTTTAAATCAAGATCCGAATGCAGAATTAAAGCAACAGATTAAACAATTAAACGCAGAGTTAGCCAAAGTCGAATCTGCACTTAGTCATGTAATGGATGACTACGTCGCGCCGGAAAAAATGGTCAAAGAGTTAACTCGTCTATTGGAAACTGAACGACAAATCCGAGTGACTGGGTTGTCAGCGATGTCTCCTGAGCTTATTAAAGCGGATTTTGTCGAAGGTGAAGACACTATTGAGCTACCTGTATTGTACAGCCATAAATTTGAGCTAATTGTGGAAGGTGAATACTTTCCTTTAATGAATTTTGTTAAAACAGTTGTCGCTAGAAATAAGCAGTTTGCCGTTGACGATTTACGTTATGAAGTCGATGAACATCCAAAAGCGCAACTAACATTAACCTTAGTAACGATAAGTGATAGCAAAAATGTTATTCGATTATAA
- a CDS encoding 1-aminocyclopropane-1-carboxylate deaminase/D-cysteine desulfhydrase, whose protein sequence is MNIAFFDKYVRTQIDLVEYQLSIGKKVQFWVKRDDLIDPTISGNKWRKLKFNIKFAVENNKSGIATFGGAFSNHIAATASAGARAGMKTVGFIRTHKIDKNNPTLNLAAKNGMELIAVSREQYRARHTPEFLTSLKSQYPNYHFVPEGGTNELSNLGVNELATECLEDVNYDVIAVPLGSGGTLKGLAKTLPNKKLIGMACVNDERVFDEVQPYLNKASCIYSGALFGGYAKFNNELIDFCLDFHAQTGIAIEPIYSGKMFYALCHQRDELGLTDSDNVLAIHTGGLQGIHGLIYAKKLCAKAWAPVLDSISLETIYT, encoded by the coding sequence ATGAATATTGCTTTTTTTGACAAATATGTGCGAACCCAAATAGATCTAGTTGAATATCAGCTTAGTATTGGTAAAAAAGTTCAATTCTGGGTTAAGCGGGATGATCTTATAGACCCCACTATTTCCGGTAACAAATGGCGTAAATTAAAGTTTAATATAAAATTTGCAGTCGAAAATAATAAATCTGGTATTGCTACCTTTGGAGGTGCGTTCTCAAACCACATTGCCGCGACCGCCAGTGCTGGTGCTCGAGCAGGCATGAAAACGGTAGGCTTCATTCGAACCCATAAAATTGATAAAAATAATCCGACATTAAACCTTGCTGCAAAAAATGGTATGGAATTGATAGCCGTAAGCCGCGAGCAATATAGGGCGCGACATACACCTGAATTTCTAACATCCCTAAAGTCACAGTATCCTAACTATCATTTCGTTCCCGAAGGGGGAACCAACGAGCTCAGCAACTTAGGAGTAAATGAACTCGCGACTGAGTGTTTAGAAGATGTCAATTATGATGTTATTGCTGTGCCACTAGGTTCGGGTGGCACGTTAAAAGGGCTCGCTAAAACACTGCCTAATAAAAAGTTAATCGGTATGGCTTGTGTGAATGACGAAAGGGTCTTTGATGAAGTTCAACCATATTTAAACAAGGCATCATGTATTTACAGCGGCGCCTTATTTGGCGGTTATGCCAAGTTTAATAATGAATTAATCGATTTTTGCTTAGACTTTCACGCGCAAACAGGAATAGCGATTGAGCCTATTTATTCTGGAAAAATGTTCTATGCGTTATGCCACCAGCGCGACGAACTTGGTTTAACGGATAGCGATAACGTTTTAGCTATTCATACCGGTGGATTGCAAGGAATACATGGCTTAATTTACGCTAAAAAATTATGTGCGAAAGCATGGGCGCCGGTACTCGACTCAATTTCTTTGGAAACAATCTACACCTAA
- a CDS encoding agglutinin biogenesis protein MshK, protein MLFDYKTLSKLGALFLALGSLSVSADKIHDPTLPKINLNVADNNTAQAMSNEALSLQGIVNKKGAKMAILSGKLHRVGDVVNGFKISQINNNNIVLLKSGSQKRLYVYEK, encoded by the coding sequence ATGTTATTCGATTATAAAACTCTATCGAAATTAGGGGCGCTATTTTTAGCGTTAGGGTCACTTTCTGTTTCGGCGGATAAGATTCACGATCCCACATTACCAAAGATCAATTTAAATGTAGCAGACAATAACACAGCGCAAGCTATGTCGAATGAAGCCTTATCGCTCCAAGGCATAGTAAATAAAAAAGGCGCGAAAATGGCTATTTTATCTGGCAAACTTCATCGTGTTGGTGATGTTGTTAATGGTTTTAAAATTAGCCAAATAAATAATAATAATATTGTTCTGCTGAAGTCAGGCTCTCAAAAAAGATTATATGTATATGAAAAGTAA